The following coding sequences lie in one Xanthomonas hyacinthi genomic window:
- a CDS encoding GspH/FimT family pseudopilin, with product MTTIAVAAVLLAIAVPSFTALINGSRLTSQANELVASLQYTRSESIRLNRKVTLCPSVDGAACSAAAGWGRWITRINGSGEVLRDTTSSGRTAISSDVSEITFSSDGLARGSDGMLATAAVTVCMNTQRPSENARVVTLANGSRVAVRQQSATCQ from the coding sequence CGGTGGCGGCGGTGCTGTTGGCGATCGCGGTGCCCAGCTTTACTGCGCTGATCAACGGCAGCCGGCTGACCAGCCAGGCCAACGAGTTGGTCGCTTCGCTTCAGTACACCCGTTCCGAATCGATCCGGCTCAACCGCAAGGTCACCCTGTGTCCGTCGGTCGATGGTGCCGCCTGTTCCGCTGCCGCCGGTTGGGGGCGATGGATCACGCGGATCAATGGCAGTGGCGAAGTGCTCCGCGACACGACGAGCAGCGGCAGGACCGCGATAAGCAGCGACGTCTCGGAAATTACCTTCAGTTCGGATGGTTTGGCGCGCGGTAGCGACGGGATGCTGGCCACCGCCGCGGTCACCGTGTGCATGAACACCCAGCGGCCTTCAGAAAATGCCCGTGTCGTCACTCTGGCCAACGGCTCCCGCGTAGCGGTGCGGCAGCAGTCGGCCACCTGTCAGTGA